The Leptospira saintgironsiae genome contains the following window.
ATCCTAGGTTTTACATGATCCAATCCCCAATCTTCTGAAAACTTATCGAAGATCCCGCGGATCGCTTGTGAATCTTTGTCTGTCAGAAGTTTTCGAGTTTGCGCAAGTTCTATCTGAGGTTTTAATCTCCTTTCCCAATAAAACTCTCTGAAGGAAGAAAACCAACCATTGGCTTGGTTAAGAGAACCTATAAAGTTATCCTTCTTCCAACCCCAGGAACCGAATTCGTTTTTGTATAAATTTTTTAAACTGGCGATTAGGTCTTCTCTGAACCCTGCAGAAGAACCTGTTTGTACGAATTCCATTGCAAGAAGAGAAACTTTTCCTAAATGAACGGTTCCTAGATATTCTGGAACTCGGACACCAAGTCTGCAAAGTTGTTCCAGACCTTCTGCTTCTGTATCCGCCATTTCTTTTTTAGGAATGATCTTAATGGCAAGTTGAGAACCGTCAGGCAACCTTGCCTTATATAGTTCGAATAGGCTGGTAGAATGATGGGTGATCTCCGCCTTTTTGGAGGAGGATAAAATACCAAGACGATCTAATCCGTCTCGGATCAAGTCACCCATTCCTGTATTCGTGATTGCCATCATTCGCATCCTACCTAATTCTTCGACCCTGGCTGTGTATTTAAAATCGGAGATCAAACCTTCAGGATTGAAGAAAAATCAAGGATCAGCTTCCTTAATATTACAGGACGGATAAATGAAGATCTTTTCAAGGCTCAGATCCATGTTTACCTGCGTCATTTGTTTTTACCTATGTCCCTTATCGGCTCAGGAGAACGTTTGGAAGTATACTATAAGCCAGGATCTAAGCTCAAAACCATTGGTTTATTGGGAGAAGGAATTCAAACCGAGGACCAGCATTTGTTTTACAGGGACTTATATCGGAGCTAATGGAGAAGTTTCCGCGACCTCGGTACCTTCTACCCTTCAAACAATTGGAAAGAAGAATGAGATCCGATGGTTTCCACTTATTACTTTTAGATCAGAAGTTGCAGGGAAGAAGGTTCTGGCTTCTCCAGAACTCAGAAATATACTCATTCGGAATCTAGAACTCTATTTGGATAATCATTCTTTCTATTCTGGTATCCATTTAGATTTTGAAGGTATAGGTCCGGAATATTCTACTCATTATAAAGAGCTCTTGTTGGAACTCCAACCAGTCCTAAAGAAGAAAGGCAAACTTCTAACATTGGCGGTTTTTCCAACAGAAGGATTCGATCCTAAACTTTCCGGTTTTCATTCCGCAATTTATAAAGAGAATCTCGCAGATGAAGTCGTGCTCATGGCTTACGATTTACATTCACCTAAAACTTCTCCAGGGCCAGTCACCGAAATTGGTTGGGCAAAACGAAATATGGAACATCTTCTTAAAACATATAAACCAGAACAGATTTGGTTAGGACTTCCTTTGTACGGTTATTATTGGAAGAAGGACCTAAAACGGCCCAAGCTCCTAACTCAAAGTTCGGATAAAAATTTTGCACTTCAACTTGGAAAAGAAAAAGAAGGGATTTATTTAATCCACACGGACAAAGGAGAAGGTAGCCTGATCCTGGATCTAAAACTCTGGGAAGAATATGCAAAAAATATAAAGTTAAAGGGCTTAGCATTTTGGAGATCAGGATTTTAAAATTTTATCTGAACCCGTAAACGATTTTCACCTTATGACTTTTTCCGTTTTCATCGTTTATATTACTAGTACCTTTAAATTCCATAATTCTTTTGGATTCGATATCATATACTAAATCGATCGGTTTTACAAACATGGAAAGAATAGCACTCGCTATCTTCATTCTTAAAAATAAGGCAGGCTTACCTTTATACTCTCCTTCTTTGGTTTTCTCGACGGAAAATTGGAACTTATCTCTTTCTACAGGAACTAAAAAGTGGAAGTTTATTTTTTTACCCGATATGAGCTCTTCCCAATGATCGATCACGAAATAATCAAAACCTCCATCTAAGGCGGATAAATTCCCACCGTCCAAAATTTTTTCTTGGATCATATCTGCTGATTTTCTACGGGCAAATAATTTAACTGAACTTCCGCTTTGCAATATACCTCCTTCCAAATATCCGTCTCGATAATCCTCCAATTGGAATTCGGGAAGAGTTCTGTTTTTTAGAAAATTGATCTTTTTTTTCGCGAATATTTTTCCTTCCCGATCCTTGTATGTAATAATAGAACTAACGTGTTTGCCATTCTCCCAAGTTTCTTCATGGAAATCTTTATACAATAAAGTGCCTGTTTCCAAATCGGTTGCGGTCCCGTTAAACCTGATTTTTCCCAGGTCTGTCGAACCGAGTGGAGATATCAAAAACAAAAAGAATAGAACGAGAATCGATTTATACATATGGGTAAAACCTTTTTAGTCGCAGTATCTATTATATAAAAACGAATTTCCAAAATTTCTGCAAAAATATAAGTCTGAGTTTGTTATTTATAATTGGAAATATATTTTATCCGTTCTAAATATAAATAGATCGGAACTATTTTATTTCCAGGCGGAATAAACAAATGAATCGAAAACTCTTTCTTCTGTTCCTAATTGTAACATTCATCGGATCCTCAAACTTCTGCTCTAAAATCCTAGGCACCAAATCAAAACCTGGTTTAGTAGTCATATTCCTAACCGGAAAAGTAGAAGTAGAACGAAACGGAAAGCGTATCCCTCTTTCTTTAGGAAGTGTCTTACAAAAAGACGATACCATCAAAACGAACAGCGGAAGTTTAGACTTACAAACCGGTCTGGGCCATGTAATCCGTTTAAAACCTTATACAAATCTAAGCATCGATTCTCTACATGGAGATCTTTCAGAAGAAACTTCCCTCGCAGTGAAAACGGGTCTTCTACTTGTAAAAACAAATAAATTAAGCCAGAAAGAGCAGTTCAAAATTTCCACGCCTACAGCAATTGCAGGTGTTCGCGGAACTGCATTCTCCTTCGAAGTAGTTCAAGGCACACTTCCTAAGATTAAAGTATATGAGGGAATGGTTGCAATGACCTTAAAGGCGCCGGTCAGCCAAGTAATTCCTGCGGATAAAATTGCTGAAAATCCAAACTACCAAAAACTCCAAAAACTATTGGAAGAAAATGAAATAGTGATCTCTGAAGAAGAAGAGGCAGAAGTTAAGCCTGAATTCGACCAATTAGCTCAAACAATTTTAAATCAATTGGATGATGCAGCAATCACCCAAAGTATCGAAAATTTTAGGACCGATCTGGTGAGAACTGTTCAAAAAGGAAAATTCGAAAGAGATCCTAGAGAAAGTGCAGATTTGGAGACCTTAGTAAAAGTAGATGAGGATTTGATCTCAGGCAGCTTAAACAGTAAGTCCTTAGCAAAAGAGATTGAGAAGGACCAAGGTGAAAAATTGAATATCGCTCTGGACAAAGTGGAGTCGATAGCCGGTTCTCAAAAATTGAACTCTGAAGAAGAGATCAAAAAATATTACAGCGTTTTAGAAACCATTCATAAGCTGGATAATACAATTTTACATGGAGCAGTCGTGACTCAGGTAGGAAATACAATGTTGGTACATTCTACCAAAGGTATCCACCGTTTGAATGTTTCTGAAGTGGAGTATATCCAATACAAAAACTTTGACGTGGTTACTAAAAAGAAAAAGTAAACATTCTTAAGGCCGGTTTGTATTCTTTGCAAATCGGCCAAACCCTCATTTTTTCCTTTTCATTCTCCTTCCTTTCCGGAAATTCTCTAAAAGAACCTATGAAAAAGAAAATACTTTTGCTCGGCTCAGGTGAGCTTGGAAAAGAATTCGTAATCGCAGCCCAAAGATTAGGCCAATATGTAATTACTGTCGATAGTTATGACGGCGCACCCGCAATGCAGGTAGCTCATGAAAAAGAAGTTATCGATATGTTGGATGGGGACGCATTAGATAGAATTGTTGCCAAACATAAACCGGATCTGATCGTTCCAGAAATTGAAGCAATTCGAACCGAAAGATTTTACGAATACGAAAAACAAGGTTACCAAGTAGTTCCAAGTGCTAAGGCAGCTAACTTTACGATGAATCGTAAAGCAATCAGAGACCTTGCTTCACAAACCTTGGCTCTAAAAACAGCAAAGTATAAATATGCTTCTACTTTAGAAGGATTGAAAGAAGCAATCTCAACCATTGGAATTCCTTGTGTTGTAAAACCTTTGATGTCCTCTTCCGGAAAAGGACAATCCGTAATCAAAACAGAATCAGATATTGAACCTGCTTGGATCGCTTCTCAAACAAAGGGAAGAACTGGAGCGTCAGAGATCATAGTCGAAGAATTTATCTCCTTTGAATCCGAGATCACTTTGTTAACGGTAACACAAAAATCAGGAAAAACTTTATTCTGCCCTCCTATCGGCCATAGACAAGAAAGAGGAGACTATCAAGAAAGTTGGCAACCTGCAGAGATCAGTGATTCTCAACTTAAGTCAGCTCAAGAAATGGCGGAGAAGGTCACTAAAGAGTTGGGCGGTGCTGGTATCTGGGGAGTAGAATTTTTCTTAACGAAAGATGATGTTTATTTTTCGGAACTTTCTCCAAGACCACATGATACTGGAATGGTTACCTTAGCTGGAACTCAAAGTTTTAACGAATTCGAGTTACATGTTAGAACAGTTTTAGGTCTTCCAATTCCTGAAATTCTTTTAGTAAGAAAAGGCGCAAGTGCTGTCATTCTTGCTCAAACAGAAGGACAGGTCCCTAATATCCAAGGATTGGACAAGGCTTGTGAAATGCCTGAATCTGATTTGAGAATTTTCGGAAAACCAATCACCAAAAAATACAGAAGGATGGGAGTGGCACTTACTTATTCAGATAAAGATGAATCCATCTCTATGCTTCGCAAAAGAGCGGTATTGATCGCATCTAAGATCAAAGTGGATTAACAAAACCGACCCGACTAGGTCGGGTCTGGTATCATGTTTCCATAATATTGCAGAAGTTCAGGTTCCAATGCCTTGATCTGACCGTTTTCTCTTTTAATGAACTTTCTGGAATTTAAAACCTTGAGCCCTCTATCTACAATTTCAGAAACATCCTTTGTCAGATAATTTCCTTTTCTAGTTAAGATCATTTCTTCTATCATTTTGTTTAGATCGGAAGAGCTGATCTCTCCATCCGCTTCCGTCAAAAGTTTTGCGACTATTTGATTCGGAAGAATTTTATGATGGGCCTGCCAAGATCTGGAGATCTCCATAGAAATAGAAAGAGTGGGATCATCTTCTTGCATATATCTAGAAACAGGAATTGGTTCACAAAGATCCATATATACTTCTGTTCTTTTAAATAAGAAATCTCTAAAAGAAAGATGAGTGTCTTTTCCTGCAAACTCCACATCTTCAGGAACATTCTCATAAGAAAGAACGATTGGAACTACAATCACTTCGCTTCCAGTATGTTTAAATGCATCCACTGATGTGGAAAGAATTCCTGTCTTGATCGGAATGATACCACCAGTTCTAGATCTGGTTCCTTCTGGATAGACTAATGTTGGAATTCCAGCTTCGAGCATCATTGTAGAATATTGGGTTAAACATTCTAAATAAAGAAGGTTTCGATTTCTTTTTCGATCCACCATATAGGCGCCCAAGGATTTCAAAACTCTGGCAAGCCCTGGAGTTCCCATCACTTTTTTATCAGCAGCATATCTTGGAACAGGAAGACCTAACCATCTGAGACCAAAAGCAACTTCGATAGAATCTAAATGGGATCTATGAGTTGGAGTGTATAAGATATCGTATCTTGAAGCAAGAGCTTTGATCTCTTTTATATTTCCACCGATCTTAGGAAGTCCTCCTCCAGGTTTAAAACCACCAATTGCAAAACGTGCAGGAGCTACTAAATGAATGAGAGATTCTCTAAAAAGAGGACTGTACCCATCTGCAATTTCGGAAACATAAAAATCTACTAAACGTTCCAGGTTTCTGCTTTTTCCATTTTCGTAAGCGACTTCTGCCTCTTGCCATAATTCAATCTCTTTAGGAAGAAGCATCAGATCTGTTCCTGCTTCAGTTTCCACAGCTTCAGAATATCTTTTTTCCAAAGACTTAATCTGTAATCCTGACTGCTTTAGTATCCGATCCGATAATCCAGGTTGAGAATGAACATGTCGAAGTACCCTTCTTCTTAATGCTTGTTGGAATTCCTTCCCAGATGCCAAAGACAAACCAAATCTTTTTCGAGCAGTTCTAGAAATATTTCTAATATCATCGCTAGTAGATTTAGAAACAAATCTGATCATTTCAGTAGGAGAAACTTTTCTAGTAAGAACTTCAAAGAGTGTTGTAAAAAGTGGGAGTTCCACCTTTTTCTCTTCCGCAAGATCTAGAATGGTAGAAAGTGCATAAGCTCCTTCTACATGCGTTTCACTCTGGCTCATTTCTTTTTGGATGAATTCTTTTGGATTTAAAAATAGCTCAATTCTTTCGAGTAAATTTGGAGAATCCTCTCCAGAGATTAGTTTGCGAATAAATCTTTGTCCATAAGCTCTATTTCGACTTGCTCTGGAAGTTGCAGTGGTAATCAGGTCAGCGAGTCCAAATTCCATCGCAGGTTTTATTGGAAGTTCTAATGCATTTAATAGAGTTAATATTTCTGAAAAACCTAAACTGATCAGCTCACCTTCAAAATTGGATCCACATTCTGGAATTCCATTTACGAGACCGCATGCAATCGCGATCGGATTTTTCATTACCCCGAATAATTCTAGGGTTCTGATATCTTCAAAAGTTTTGATATGATTTCTGGGTCCGAAAAAAAGATCTTCCATAACCTCGGAAGCTTTTTCACCTGTGGATGCAATAGAGAAGAAGCTATGTTTCCCTTTTGCCATCTCAGAAAGAAGGTTAGGTCCTGCCACAGCCACATATTCCATGTTCAGATTTTCTTTCATCTCTCTGACCTTGATTACATAGTCTGAGAAAGTAATAGCGTTTGTCTTTTTACGGGTAGAAGTGGAAACCAAACCTTTAGTAAAAGAAATGATCGTATGTTCTTCTTGTTCTGAAAGATAAGAAGAAAGTCTATCGATCACATTTTCTTTTTGTCTGGAAGGAACTGCGATAACGATGACCCAAGAACCTTGCGATAAAAAATCGAAATCGTTTGTAACGATAATATTGTCAGCAAGAGGAACAAATTCTTCTAACAATTCTGCGGATCTATCTTTTTGAAGACGATCCGCCTTCTTCTTATCAGAATACCAAAGAAAAAGTCTGTCTGCTCTTTCTGCTAAAGATACGGAAAGATGAACTCCCATCGGCCCGCCTCCGAAGACGGCGATGTTTTTATGATGGACTCTAGTTTCTTCCAATTCGTTCATCTATTCATTCCAATTTTAATTTTTATATCCGGATCACTTTTCAATAAGACTAGAGGAAGAAAACCAATAAAATTTCTCCACTTTTACGATTGCGTTTCCTGATGAAACAGAGAGCTTAGCGGAAAGCCGATCTTGGCAACTAAAGTCAGACTATCTCCCGAAATGAAAAAAAGACTCATCATACATTTTTTCTGTATTTTTCTTTTCGGCCTTATAGTGATCGATTGTTCAACATACTGGTCTCATCGAAAAAAAGATTTAGGAGACGTTTTCACTGCAGGGGTGGAAACTCCAGGTTATGGAATCGGAGTTAGAATAGGACCTCTTGCAACTGGATTTGTTTTTCAAGGTGGAGAATCTGAACCTGGAAAAAGAGACTTAGGAACCGGATACGGATTAAGAGGTGGAACTTACGGACCTTACAGGTCCCAACAATTGATCTTTGGATTTTTAGGCGGGGAGAAGTTCCACTCTATGCCTTCGACCGAAACTTCTCCTCAAAAAGAAGAAATCAAAAAACCTGAATCAAATTCACCATCGGGAGATAATTTTTTATTACTTCCAGAAAATCCCGAATCAGAACAAGATCCCAACCCTACTCCGGAACTTTCGGACGAAAGATTAAATTCTAAAAGTTACGAAATTCGATATTTACGTTTTTATAATAATCCAGTCTCTGAAAGAAGAAAAGCCAAAAAGGAAGCATTCTTTCGAAAATACTTGGAGAGTTTAGATCCTCGAAAAAGGAACGAGGCAATCCAGACATTCTTAGCCCAAAATCCTAAAAACAAAGATGATTATCCATCCGCATTTTTGTTCGAAGTGGAATTCTATATTTCCATTCGATATGGTATTAGGTTAGGATTTAATTTTGGGGAATTTTTAGACTTTCTTCTTGGGTTTACTGGAATCGATCTGATGGAAGACGATATCTGAAAATAAAAAGGCCGCTAAACCAGCGGCCTTTTTGTAGATGTGGATCAATATACGAATTAAAGTTTGTATTCGTATTTTTTGATCACACCTTTTTTATCAACTATCACTTTGATATACTTAGTGCTATCATCTATTCTGGAAGGTTTATCTGCCAGAGTTTTGTAAGAATTCTTTTGGTATGTAGTGGATTCAAAATACCATTCTA
Protein-coding sequences here:
- a CDS encoding glycosyl hydrolase family 18 protein yields the protein MKIFSRLRSMFTCVICFYLCPLSAQENVWKYTISQDLSSKPLVYWEKEFKPRTSICFTGTYIGANGEVSATSVPSTLQTIGKKNEIRWFPLITFRSEVAGKKVLASPELRNILIRNLELYLDNHSFYSGIHLDFEGIGPEYSTHYKELLLELQPVLKKKGKLLTLAVFPTEGFDPKLSGFHSAIYKENLADEVVLMAYDLHSPKTSPGPVTEIGWAKRNMEHLLKTYKPEQIWLGLPLYGYYWKKDLKRPKLLTQSSDKNFALQLGKEKEGIYLIHTDKGEGSLILDLKLWEEYAKNIKLKGLAFWRSGF
- a CDS encoding FecR family protein, with the protein product MNRKLFLLFLIVTFIGSSNFCSKILGTKSKPGLVVIFLTGKVEVERNGKRIPLSLGSVLQKDDTIKTNSGSLDLQTGLGHVIRLKPYTNLSIDSLHGDLSEETSLAVKTGLLLVKTNKLSQKEQFKISTPTAIAGVRGTAFSFEVVQGTLPKIKVYEGMVAMTLKAPVSQVIPADKIAENPNYQKLQKLLEENEIVISEEEEAEVKPEFDQLAQTILNQLDDAAITQSIENFRTDLVRTVQKGKFERDPRESADLETLVKVDEDLISGSLNSKSLAKEIEKDQGEKLNIALDKVESIAGSQKLNSEEEIKKYYSVLETIHKLDNTILHGAVVTQVGNTMLVHSTKGIHRLNVSEVEYIQYKNFDVVTKKKK
- the purT gene encoding formate-dependent phosphoribosylglycinamide formyltransferase, which translates into the protein MKKKILLLGSGELGKEFVIAAQRLGQYVITVDSYDGAPAMQVAHEKEVIDMLDGDALDRIVAKHKPDLIVPEIEAIRTERFYEYEKQGYQVVPSAKAANFTMNRKAIRDLASQTLALKTAKYKYASTLEGLKEAISTIGIPCVVKPLMSSSGKGQSVIKTESDIEPAWIASQTKGRTGASEIIVEEFISFESEITLLTVTQKSGKTLFCPPIGHRQERGDYQESWQPAEISDSQLKSAQEMAEKVTKELGGAGIWGVEFFLTKDDVYFSELSPRPHDTGMVTLAGTQSFNEFELHVRTVLGLPIPEILLVRKGASAVILAQTEGQVPNIQGLDKACEMPESDLRIFGKPITKKYRRMGVALTYSDKDESISMLRKRAVLIASKIKVD
- a CDS encoding 1-acyl-sn-glycerol-3-phosphate acyltransferase, whose protein sequence is MNELEETRVHHKNIAVFGGGPMGVHLSVSLAERADRLFLWYSDKKKADRLQKDRSAELLEEFVPLADNIIVTNDFDFLSQGSWVIVIAVPSRQKENVIDRLSSYLSEQEEHTIISFTKGLVSTSTRKKTNAITFSDYVIKVREMKENLNMEYVAVAGPNLLSEMAKGKHSFFSIASTGEKASEVMEDLFFGPRNHIKTFEDIRTLELFGVMKNPIAIACGLVNGIPECGSNFEGELISLGFSEILTLLNALELPIKPAMEFGLADLITTATSRASRNRAYGQRFIRKLISGEDSPNLLERIELFLNPKEFIQKEMSQSETHVEGAYALSTILDLAEEKKVELPLFTTLFEVLTRKVSPTEMIRFVSKSTSDDIRNISRTARKRFGLSLASGKEFQQALRRRVLRHVHSQPGLSDRILKQSGLQIKSLEKRYSEAVETEAGTDLMLLPKEIELWQEAEVAYENGKSRNLERLVDFYVSEIADGYSPLFRESLIHLVAPARFAIGGFKPGGGLPKIGGNIKEIKALASRYDILYTPTHRSHLDSIEVAFGLRWLGLPVPRYAADKKVMGTPGLARVLKSLGAYMVDRKRNRNLLYLECLTQYSTMMLEAGIPTLVYPEGTRSRTGGIIPIKTGILSTSVDAFKHTGSEVIVVPIVLSYENVPEDVEFAGKDTHLSFRDFLFKRTEVYMDLCEPIPVSRYMQEDDPTLSISMEISRSWQAHHKILPNQIVAKLLTEADGEISSSDLNKMIEEMILTRKGNYLTKDVSEIVDRGLKVLNSRKFIKRENGQIKALEPELLQYYGNMIPDPT
- a CDS encoding fructosamine kinase family protein, which codes for MAITNTGMGDLIRDGLDRLGILSSSKKAEITHHSTSLFELYKARLPDGSQLAIKIIPKKEMADTEAEGLEQLCRLGVRVPEYLGTVHLGKVSLLAMEFVQTGSSAGFREDLIASLKNLYKNEFGSWGWKKDNFIGSLNQANGWFSSFREFYWERRLKPQIELAQTRKLLTDKDSQAIRGIFDKFSEDWGLDHVKPRMVHGDLWSGNVLQGKNGFAYLIDPSVAYSHPEQDLAMLQLFGSPLNLEEMQDILATAGLDDPGNLKDRIQFWQLYPVLVHINLFGASYLTSLRHILRYYGVK
- a CDS encoding LIC13411 family adhesin, translated to MKKRLIIHFFCIFLFGLIVIDCSTYWSHRKKDLGDVFTAGVETPGYGIGVRIGPLATGFVFQGGESEPGKRDLGTGYGLRGGTYGPYRSQQLIFGFLGGEKFHSMPSTETSPQKEEIKKPESNSPSGDNFLLLPENPESEQDPNPTPELSDERLNSKSYEIRYLRFYNNPVSERRKAKKEAFFRKYLESLDPRKRNEAIQTFLAQNPKNKDDYPSAFLFEVEFYISIRYGIRLGFNFGEFLDFLLGFTGIDLMEDDI